The following coding sequences are from one Diabrotica virgifera virgifera chromosome 2, PGI_DIABVI_V3a window:
- the LOC126879741 gene encoding helix-loop-helix protein lin-22-like, with protein MKTEIRKPPSESRKIRKPIMEKKRRARINDSLETLKQILLQSKTDLQEAKKGQRTAKLEKADILEMTVQYLQQLQEKDKENQSKPVSVKQNFPVSATLMKKVSNQQKPLRICSNSVNKEPVAIRPADSSSEKANFGVRLLPTQLISGQVVYLLPSNLNVNNINSNYADSKDKVWRPW; from the coding sequence atgaagacaGAAATCAGAAAGCCTCCGTCAGAAAGTCGAAAAATAAGAAAGCCAATTATGGAGAAAAAACGCCGAGCTAGAATCAATGATAGCTTAGAAACTCTAAAACAAATACTGCTCCAATCAAAAACAGACTTACAAGAAGCTAAAAAAGGTCAAAGAACAGCTAAGTTAGAAAAGGCTGATATTCTTGAGATGACTGTGCAGTATCTACAACAACTTCAAGAAAAAGATAAAGAAAACCAATCAAAACCTGTAAGTGTTAAACAAAACTTCCCAGTAAGTGCGACCTTAATGAAAAAAGTTTCAAATCAACAGAAGCCTTTGAGGATATGTTCCAATTCGGTAAACAAAGAGCCAGTTGCCATTCGACCAGCTGATAGTTCATCCGAAAAGGCAAATTTTGGTGTTAGACTTCTTCCTACACAATTAATTAGTGGACAGGTTGTGTATTTGTTACCTTCTaacttaaatgtaaataatataaacTCAAACTACGCGGATAGCAAAGATAAAGTTTGGAGGCCTTGGTGA